In Cottoperca gobio chromosome 1, fCotGob3.1, whole genome shotgun sequence, a genomic segment contains:
- the myh11a gene encoding myosin-11a isoform X2, with protein MSKKAPSEDEKALFVDRDFLNSPMAQADWSAKKLVWIPSERHGFEAASIKEEHGDEVLVELADSAKKLTVNKDDIQKMNPPKFSKVEDMAELTCLNEASVLHNIRERYFSGLIYTYSGLFCVVVNPYKMLPIYSEKIIDMYKGKKRHEVPPHIYAIADNAYRNMMQDREDQSILCTGESGAGKTENTKKVIQYLAVVASSHKGKKDSSAGELEKQLLQANPILEAFGNAKTIKNDNSSRFGKFIRINFDVTGYIVGANIETYLLEKSRCIRQAKTERAFHIFYYMIAGVQGKLREELLLESFSNYRFLSAGNVQLPGQQDDEMYEETMEAMKIMGLTDEDRADILKVCSTVMQLGNIEFKKERNQEQATMPDNTAAQKVCHLQGINVTDFTRAILTPRIKVGREVVQKAQTKEQADFAIEALAKAVFERLFRWLLARVNKALDKTKRQGASFLGILDIAGFEIFEDNSFEQLCINYTNEKLQQLFNHTMFILEQEEYQREGIEWNFIDFGLDLQPCIELIERPNNPPGVLALLDEECWFPKATDISFVEKLMNTQGNHVKFAKPKQLKDKTEFSLFHYAGRVDYNATAWLTKNMDPLNDNVTSLLNNSSSQFVQDLWKDADRVVGLDTIAKMSDSSMPSGSKTKKGMFRTVGQLYKESLAKLMTTLHNTQPNFVRCIIPNHEKKAGKLDAFLVLEQLRCNGVLEGIRICRQGFPNRILFQEYRQRYEILAASVIPKGFMDGKQACCLMIKHLDLDPNLYRIGQSKIFFRTGVLAQLEEERDLKITVVIIAFQSQARGFLARKAFAKRQQQLTAMKVIQRNCAAYLKLRNWQWWRLFTKVKPLLQVTRQEEEMGLKDDELLKAKEVAVKFESELKEIALKHTSVLEERNALQEQLQAETELYAEAEEMRVRLGAKKQELEEILHEMEARLDEEEERAQALLVDKKKMQQQMQELEEHLEEEEDARQKLQLEKVTSEGKVKKMEDEILVIEDQNNKLLKERKLMEERIADFSSNLAEEEEKSKNLTKLKNKHESMISELEVRLKKEEKGRQELDKAKRKLEAESNDMQEQIADLQAQIADLKAQLAKKEEELQNALARLEDETAQKNNALKKIRELEGHISDLQEDLDSERAARNKAEKIKRDLGEELEALKSELEDTLDTTATQQELRAKREQEVNLLKKAIDDENRTHESQVQEMRQKHTQAVEELTEQLEQSKRVKSNLEKAKQALEKETSELTMEVRSLNQGKQDAEHKRKKLEGQVTDLQSRFTDSEKQKVELGERCSKITVELESVTNLLNEAEGKNIKLSKDVSSFTSQLQDSQELLAEETRQKLQFSTKLRQAEDDKNSLQEQLEEEMEAKRNVERHVSTLTIQLSDSKKKLDEMTGNIELLEEGKKRLQRDLESTNTQFEEKASAYDKLEKTKNRLQQELEDTLMDLDNQRQNVSNLEKKQKKFDQMLAEEKSISSKYADERDRAEAEAREKETKALSLARALDEVQGSREELERANKTLKMEMEDLISSKDDVGKNVHELEKSKRGLEAQVEEMKTQLEELEDELQAAEDAKLRLEVNMQALKAQFDRDLQGRDEMGEEKKRQLIKQVRELETELEDERKQKTLATAAKKKLETDMKDLEGQIETASKGRDEAIKQLRKIQAQMKDYQRELEDARAAREEVLTTAKESEKKAKGLEAELMQMQEELAAAERARKQAEAERDELSDELSSNSSGKSALADEKRRLEAKISQLEEELEEEQSNMEILNDRLRKSTQQTDQLTNELQTERSTSQKNESARQQMERQNKELKAKLQEMENQVKSKFKSSITALEAKLAQVEEQLEQESREKQASAKSLRQKDKKLKDLMMQVEDERKQGEQYKDQAEKSNTRMKQLKRQLEESEEESQRATAARRKLQRELDEATETSDAMSREVNSLKSKLRRGNEPSFGSTARRMGGGRRVVDDASEEEADSQSDLNGTKSAE; from the exons ATCGTGAGGACCAGTCCATTCTCTGCAC TGGAGAGTCTGGTGCTGGGAAGACGGAGAACACCAAGAAGGTCATCCAGTATCTGGCTGTTGTGGCCTCCTCACATAAAGGCAAGAAGGACAGCAGTGCT GGGGAGCTGGAGAAGCAGCTCCTGCAGGCCAATCCCATCCTGGAGGCCTTTGGAAATGCCAAGACCATCAAAAACGACAACTCCTCCCGATTT GGTAAATTCATCCGTATCAACTTTGATGTGACCGGCTACATCGTTGGAGCCAACATTGAGACTT ACCTGCTGGAGAAGTCTCGCTGTATCAGAcaagcaaagacagaaagagctTTTCACATCTTCTACTACATGATTGCCGGTGTCCAGGGCAAACTGCGTG AGGAGCTTCTTCTGGAGTCCTTCAGTAATTACCGCTTCCTGAGCGCGGGTAACGTTCAGCTCCCCGGCCAGCAGGATGATGAGATGTATGAAGAGACCATGGAGGCCATGAAGATCATGGGCCTCACCGATGAGGATAGAGCCG ATATCCTGAAGGTGTGCTCCACAGTCATGCAGCTGGGAAACATTGAGTttaagaaagagagaaaccAGGAGCAGGCCACTATGCCAGACAACACCG CGGCCCAGAAGGTGTGTCACCTGCAGGGCATCAATGTGACAGACTTTACCCGTGCCATCCTCACCCCGCGAATCAAAGTGGGCAGAGAGGTGGTGCAGAAGGCCCAGACCAAAGAGCAG GCCGACTTTGCTATTGAAGCTCTGGCTAAAGCCGTGTTTGAGCGGCTATTCCGCTGGCTCCTGGCCCGAGTCAACAAGGCCCTGGACAAGACCAAACGGCAGGGAGCCTCCTTCCTGGGAATCCTCGACATCGCCGGCTTTGAGATCTTTGAG GACAACTCCTTTGAGCAGCTGTGCATCAACTACACCaatgagaagctgcagcagctcttcaacCACACCATGTTCATcctggagcaggaggagtaCCAGAGGGAGGGCATCGAGTGGAACTTCATCGATTTCGGCCTGGACCTGCAGCCCTGCATTGAGCTCATCGAGAGGCCG AACAATCCCCCAGGCGTCCTGGCCCTGCTGGATGAAGAGTGCTGGTTCCCGAAAGCCACAGATATCTCCTTTGTGGagaagctcatgaacacacaagGGAACCATGTGAAATTCGCCAAACCTAAACAGCTCAAAGACAAGACAGAGTTTTCTCTTTTCCATTATGCTGGGAGG gtGGACTACAACGCCACAGCCTGGCTGACGAAGAACATGGACCCTCTGAATGACAACGTCACATCGCTGCTCAACAACTCCTCCAGCCAGTTTGTGCAAGACCTCTGGAAAGATG CGGACAGAGTGGTGGGTCTTGACACAATAGCCAAGATGTCCGACAGCTCCATGCCGAGTGGCTCAAAGACCAAGAAGGGAATGTTCCGCACGGTGGGACAGCTCTACAAGGAGTCTCTGGCCAAACTCATGACCACGCTGCACAACACCCAGCCCAACTTCGTCAGATGCATCATCCCCAACCACGAGAAGAAG GCCGGGAAACTGGATGCGTTCCTGGTCCTGGAGCAGCTGAGGTGTAACGGCGTGTTGGAGGGGATCAGAATCTGCAGACAAGGATTCCCCAACAGAATTCTCTTCCAGGAGTATCGCCAGCG TTATGAGATCCTGGCTGCTAGTGTTATCCCCAAAGGTTTCATGGACGGCAAACAAGCCTGCTGCCTCATG ATCAAGCATCTGGACTTGGACCCCAACCTGTACAGGATCGGACAGAGTAAGATCTTCTTCCGCACAGGAGTGCTggcccagctggaggaggagagagatctGAAGATCACTGTGGTCATCATCGCTTTCCAGTCCCAGGCTAGAGGCTTCCTGGCCAGAAA GGCATTTGCCAAGAGGCAACAACAACTCACAGCCATGAAAGTGATCCAGAGGAACTGTGCTGCCTACCTCAAACTAAGGAACTGGCAGTGGTGGAGGCTCTTCACAAAG GTCAAGCCTCTGCTGCAAGTGACCcgacaggaggaggagatgggtCTGAAGGACGACGAGCTTCTGAAAGCCAAAGAAGTCGCTGTAAAGTTTGAATCCGAGCTGAAGGAGATCGCCTTGAAACACACATCG GTTTTGGAGGAGAGGAACGCACTGCAGGAGCAGCTGCAAGCAGAGACAGAGCTGTATGCAGAGGCTGAGGAGATGAGGGTTCGTCTGGGGGCTAAGAAGCAGGAGTTGGAGGAGATCCTCCATGAGATGGAGGCGAGACTGGACGAAGAGGAAGAACGTGCTCAGGCGCTATTAGTGGATAAGAAGAAGATGCAACAGCAGATGCAG GAATTGGAAGAACatttggaggaggaggaagatgccCGTCAGAAGCTGCAACTGGAGAAGGTGACCTCTGAGGGGAAGGTAAAAAAGATGGAGGACGAGATCTTGGTGATAGAGGACCAGAACAACAAGCTGCTGAAA GAAAGGAagctgatggaggagaggatcgcagacttcagttccaacctggcagaggaagaggagaagtcAAAGAACCTCACCAAGCTCAAAAATAAACATGAGTCCATGATCTCTGAACTAGAAG TTCGTTtgaaaaaggaagagaagggTCGACAGGAGCTGGATAAGGCTAAGCGTAAATTGGAAGCAGAGTCAAATGACATGCAAGAGCAGATAGCCGACCTGCAGGCCCAGATCGCTGACCTCAAAGCCCAGCTCgcaaagaaggaggaggagttaCAGAATGCTTTGGCCAG GTTAGAAGATGAGACAGCTCAGAAGAACAACGCTCTGAAGAAGATCAGAGAGCTGGAGGGACACATCTCCGACCTGCAGGAGGACCTCGACTCCGAGCGGGCAGCGAGGAACAAAGCAGAGAAGATCAAGCGGGACCTCGGGGAGGAGCTGGAGGCCCTCAAGTCTGAGCTAGAGGACACCTTGGACACCACCGCCACACAGCAGGAACTAAG ggCCAAACGTGAGCAGGAGGTGAACCTGCTGAAGAAAGCCATCGATGACGAGAACCGGACTCATGAGTCCCAAGTACAGGAgatgagacagaaacacactcaggctgtggaggagctcacagagcagctggagcagTCCAAACGA GTGAAGTCAAACCTGGAGAAGGCTAAACAAGCTCTGGAGAAGGAGACATCAGAATTGACCATGGAGGTGCGCTCACTCAACCAGGGCAAACAAGACGCCGAGCACAAGAGGAAGAAGTTGGAAGGTCAGGTGACGGATCTGCAGTCACGCTTCACCGACAGCGAGAAGCAGAAGGTCGAGCTGGGAGAGCGCTGCTCGAAGATCACT GTTGAGCTGGAGAGTGTGACAAACCTACTGAACGAAGCAGAGGGCAAGAACATCAAACTGAGCAAAGATGTTTCCAGCTTTACCTCCCAACTCCAAGACTCACAG GAACTGCTGGCTGAGGAGACGCGTCAGAAACTGCAGTTCTCTACAAAGCTGCGGCAAGCGGAAGACGACAAGAACAGCTTGCAGGAGCAGCTtgaagaggagatggaggccAAGAGGAACGTGGAGAGACACGTGTCCACCCTCACCATCCAG TTGTCAGATTCGAAGAAGAAGCTCGACGAAATGACGGGAAACATCGAGCTGCTGGAAGAAGGTAAGAAACGTCTGCAGAGAGATTTGGAGTCGACAAACACCCAGTTTGAGGAGAAGGCCTCCGCGTATGACAAGTTGGAGAAGACCAAGAACCGTCTGCAGCAGGAGCTCGAGGACACACTGATGGACCTGGACAACCAGAGGCAGAATGTGTCCAAcctggagaagaagcagaagaagttTGACCAG ATGCTGGCCGAGGAGAAAAGTATCTCCAGTAAATATGCAGATGAGAGAGACCGTGCTGAAGCCGAGGCCAGAGAGAAGGAGACCAAGGCTCTGTCCCTGGCGAGAGCTCTGGACGAGGTCCAGGGCTCaagagaggagctggagagagccAACAAGACCCTAAAGATGGAGATGGAGGATCTGATCAGCTCCAAGGATGATGTGGGAAAAAAT GTCCACGAGCTGGAGAAGTCCAAACGAGGCCTGGAGGCCCaggtggaggagatgaagacccagctggaggagctggaggacgaGCTGCAGGCGGCTGAGGACGCCAAGCTGCGTCTGGAGGTCAACATGCAGGCCCTGAAGGCCCAGTTCGACAGGGACCTCCAGGGACGAGATGAgatgggagaggagaagaagagacagcTTATCAAGCAG GTCCGGGAGTTGGAGACAGAGTTGGAGGACGAGCGTAAGCAGAAGACCCTGGCGACAGCAGCCAAGAAGAAGTTGGAGACAGACATGAAAGATCTGGAGGGACAGATCGAGACGGCCAGTAAGGGACGGGACGAAGCCATCAAACAGCTCCGCAAGATCCAG GCCCAGATGAAGGACTACCAGAGGGAGTTGGAAGACGCCCGCGCTGCCAGGGAGGAGGTGTTGACCACCGCAAAGGAGAGTGAGAAGAAGGCCAAGGGTCTGGAGGCCGAGCTCATGCAAATGCAGGAG GAACTGGCTGCAGCCGAGAGGGCACGGAAGCAGGCGGAGGCCGAAAGAGACGAGCTGTCTGATGAGCTGTCCAGCAACTCCTCTGGAAA GTCAGCCTTGGCAGATGAGAAACGTCGTCTGGAAGCTAAGATCtcccagctggaggaggagctggaggaagagCAGAGCAACATGGAGATCCTCAACGACAGGCTGAGGAAGAGCACGCAGCAG ACGGATCAGCTGACCAACGAGCTGCAGACGGAGCGCAGCACCTCCCAGAAGAACGAGAGCGCTCGGCAGCAGATGGAGCGCCAGAACAAGGAGCTGAAAGCCAAGCTCCAGGAGATGGAGAACCAGGTCAAGTCCAAGTTCAAGTCCTCAATCACAGCCTTGGAGGCTAAACTGGCACAAgtggaggagcagctggagcaggagagcaG GGAGAAGCAGGCATCTGCGAAGAGTCTGCGGCAGAAGGACAAGAAGCTCAAGGACCTGATGATGCAGGTGGAAGACGAAAGGAAACAGGGAGAGCAGTACAAAGACCAG GCAGAAAAGTCAAATACCCGCATGAAGCAGCTGAAGCGGCAACTAGAGGAGTCAGAGGAAGAGTCTCAGCGTGCTACAGCCGCCCGCAGGAAGCTGCAGCGAGAGCTGGATGAAGCCACCGAGACCAGCGACGCCATGAGCCGTGAGGTCAACTCTCTCAAGAGCAAACTCAG GCGTGGAAATGAGCCCTCCTTTGGCAGCACGGCTCGGCGTATGGGTGGAGGCCGAAGGGTGGTCGACGACGCCTCAGAGGAGGAAGCCGACTCCCAAAGCGACCTCAATGGAACCAAGTCTGCGGAGTGA
- the myh11a gene encoding myosin-11a isoform X1: protein MSKKAPSEDEKALFVDRDFLNSPMAQADWSAKKLVWIPSERHGFEAASIKEEHGDEVLVELADSAKKLTVNKDDIQKMNPPKFSKVEDMAELTCLNEASVLHNIRERYFSGLIYTYSGLFCVVVNPYKMLPIYSEKIIDMYKGKKRHEVPPHIYAIADNAYRNMMQDREDQSILCTGESGAGKTENTKKVIQYLAVVASSHKGKKDSSAGELEKQLLQANPILEAFGNAKTIKNDNSSRFGKFIRINFDVTGYIVGANIETYLLEKSRCIRQAKTERAFHIFYYMIAGVQGKLREELLLESFSNYRFLSAGNVQLPGQQDDEMYEETMEAMKIMGLTDEDRADILKVCSTVMQLGNIEFKKERNQEQATMPDNTAAQKVCHLQGINVTDFTRAILTPRIKVGREVVQKAQTKEQADFAIEALAKAVFERLFRWLLARVNKALDKTKRQGASFLGILDIAGFEIFEDNSFEQLCINYTNEKLQQLFNHTMFILEQEEYQREGIEWNFIDFGLDLQPCIELIERPNNPPGVLALLDEECWFPKATDISFVEKLMNTQGNHVKFAKPKQLKDKTEFSLFHYAGRVDYNATAWLTKNMDPLNDNVTSLLNNSSSQFVQDLWKDADRVVGLDTIAKMSDSSMPSGSKTKKGMFRTVGQLYKESLAKLMTTLHNTQPNFVRCIIPNHEKKAGKLDAFLVLEQLRCNGVLEGIRICRQGFPNRILFQEYRQRYEILAASVIPKGFMDGKQACCLMIKHLDLDPNLYRIGQSKIFFRTGVLAQLEEERDLKITVVIIAFQSQARGFLARKAFAKRQQQLTAMKVIQRNCAAYLKLRNWQWWRLFTKVKPLLQVTRQEEEMGLKDDELLKAKEVAVKFESELKEIALKHTSVLEERNALQEQLQAETELYAEAEEMRVRLGAKKQELEEILHEMEARLDEEEERAQALLVDKKKMQQQMQELEEHLEEEEDARQKLQLEKVTSEGKVKKMEDEILVIEDQNNKLLKERKLMEERIADFSSNLAEEEEKSKNLTKLKNKHESMISELEVRLKKEEKGRQELDKAKRKLEAESNDMQEQIADLQAQIADLKAQLAKKEEELQNALARLEDETAQKNNALKKIRELEGHISDLQEDLDSERAARNKAEKIKRDLGEELEALKSELEDTLDTTATQQELRAKREQEVNLLKKAIDDENRTHESQVQEMRQKHTQAVEELTEQLEQSKRVKSNLEKAKQALEKETSELTMEVRSLNQGKQDAEHKRKKLEGQVTDLQSRFTDSEKQKVELGERCSKITVELESVTNLLNEAEGKNIKLSKDVSSFTSQLQDSQELLAEETRQKLQFSTKLRQAEDDKNSLQEQLEEEMEAKRNVERHVSTLTIQLSDSKKKLDEMTGNIELLEEGKKRLQRDLESTNTQFEEKASAYDKLEKTKNRLQQELEDTLMDLDNQRQNVSNLEKKQKKFDQMLAEEKSISSKYADERDRAEAEAREKETKALSLARALDEVQGSREELERANKTLKMEMEDLISSKDDVGKNVHELEKSKRGLEAQVEEMKTQLEELEDELQAAEDAKLRLEVNMQALKAQFDRDLQGRDEMGEEKKRQLIKQVRELETELEDERKQKTLATAAKKKLETDMKDLEGQIETASKGRDEAIKQLRKIQAQMKDYQRELEDARAAREEVLTTAKESEKKAKGLEAELMQMQEELAAAERARKQAEAERDELSDELSSNSSGKSALADEKRRLEAKISQLEEELEEEQSNMEILNDRLRKSTQQTDQLTNELQTERSTSQKNESARQQMERQNKELKAKLQEMENQVKSKFKSSITALEAKLAQVEEQLEQESREKQASAKSLRQKDKKLKDLMMQVEDERKQGEQYKDQAEKSNTRMKQLKRQLEESEEESQRATAARRKLQRELDEATETSDAMSREVNSLKSKLRGNPEPKE from the exons ATCGTGAGGACCAGTCCATTCTCTGCAC TGGAGAGTCTGGTGCTGGGAAGACGGAGAACACCAAGAAGGTCATCCAGTATCTGGCTGTTGTGGCCTCCTCACATAAAGGCAAGAAGGACAGCAGTGCT GGGGAGCTGGAGAAGCAGCTCCTGCAGGCCAATCCCATCCTGGAGGCCTTTGGAAATGCCAAGACCATCAAAAACGACAACTCCTCCCGATTT GGTAAATTCATCCGTATCAACTTTGATGTGACCGGCTACATCGTTGGAGCCAACATTGAGACTT ACCTGCTGGAGAAGTCTCGCTGTATCAGAcaagcaaagacagaaagagctTTTCACATCTTCTACTACATGATTGCCGGTGTCCAGGGCAAACTGCGTG AGGAGCTTCTTCTGGAGTCCTTCAGTAATTACCGCTTCCTGAGCGCGGGTAACGTTCAGCTCCCCGGCCAGCAGGATGATGAGATGTATGAAGAGACCATGGAGGCCATGAAGATCATGGGCCTCACCGATGAGGATAGAGCCG ATATCCTGAAGGTGTGCTCCACAGTCATGCAGCTGGGAAACATTGAGTttaagaaagagagaaaccAGGAGCAGGCCACTATGCCAGACAACACCG CGGCCCAGAAGGTGTGTCACCTGCAGGGCATCAATGTGACAGACTTTACCCGTGCCATCCTCACCCCGCGAATCAAAGTGGGCAGAGAGGTGGTGCAGAAGGCCCAGACCAAAGAGCAG GCCGACTTTGCTATTGAAGCTCTGGCTAAAGCCGTGTTTGAGCGGCTATTCCGCTGGCTCCTGGCCCGAGTCAACAAGGCCCTGGACAAGACCAAACGGCAGGGAGCCTCCTTCCTGGGAATCCTCGACATCGCCGGCTTTGAGATCTTTGAG GACAACTCCTTTGAGCAGCTGTGCATCAACTACACCaatgagaagctgcagcagctcttcaacCACACCATGTTCATcctggagcaggaggagtaCCAGAGGGAGGGCATCGAGTGGAACTTCATCGATTTCGGCCTGGACCTGCAGCCCTGCATTGAGCTCATCGAGAGGCCG AACAATCCCCCAGGCGTCCTGGCCCTGCTGGATGAAGAGTGCTGGTTCCCGAAAGCCACAGATATCTCCTTTGTGGagaagctcatgaacacacaagGGAACCATGTGAAATTCGCCAAACCTAAACAGCTCAAAGACAAGACAGAGTTTTCTCTTTTCCATTATGCTGGGAGG gtGGACTACAACGCCACAGCCTGGCTGACGAAGAACATGGACCCTCTGAATGACAACGTCACATCGCTGCTCAACAACTCCTCCAGCCAGTTTGTGCAAGACCTCTGGAAAGATG CGGACAGAGTGGTGGGTCTTGACACAATAGCCAAGATGTCCGACAGCTCCATGCCGAGTGGCTCAAAGACCAAGAAGGGAATGTTCCGCACGGTGGGACAGCTCTACAAGGAGTCTCTGGCCAAACTCATGACCACGCTGCACAACACCCAGCCCAACTTCGTCAGATGCATCATCCCCAACCACGAGAAGAAG GCCGGGAAACTGGATGCGTTCCTGGTCCTGGAGCAGCTGAGGTGTAACGGCGTGTTGGAGGGGATCAGAATCTGCAGACAAGGATTCCCCAACAGAATTCTCTTCCAGGAGTATCGCCAGCG TTATGAGATCCTGGCTGCTAGTGTTATCCCCAAAGGTTTCATGGACGGCAAACAAGCCTGCTGCCTCATG ATCAAGCATCTGGACTTGGACCCCAACCTGTACAGGATCGGACAGAGTAAGATCTTCTTCCGCACAGGAGTGCTggcccagctggaggaggagagagatctGAAGATCACTGTGGTCATCATCGCTTTCCAGTCCCAGGCTAGAGGCTTCCTGGCCAGAAA GGCATTTGCCAAGAGGCAACAACAACTCACAGCCATGAAAGTGATCCAGAGGAACTGTGCTGCCTACCTCAAACTAAGGAACTGGCAGTGGTGGAGGCTCTTCACAAAG GTCAAGCCTCTGCTGCAAGTGACCcgacaggaggaggagatgggtCTGAAGGACGACGAGCTTCTGAAAGCCAAAGAAGTCGCTGTAAAGTTTGAATCCGAGCTGAAGGAGATCGCCTTGAAACACACATCG GTTTTGGAGGAGAGGAACGCACTGCAGGAGCAGCTGCAAGCAGAGACAGAGCTGTATGCAGAGGCTGAGGAGATGAGGGTTCGTCTGGGGGCTAAGAAGCAGGAGTTGGAGGAGATCCTCCATGAGATGGAGGCGAGACTGGACGAAGAGGAAGAACGTGCTCAGGCGCTATTAGTGGATAAGAAGAAGATGCAACAGCAGATGCAG GAATTGGAAGAACatttggaggaggaggaagatgccCGTCAGAAGCTGCAACTGGAGAAGGTGACCTCTGAGGGGAAGGTAAAAAAGATGGAGGACGAGATCTTGGTGATAGAGGACCAGAACAACAAGCTGCTGAAA GAAAGGAagctgatggaggagaggatcgcagacttcagttccaacctggcagaggaagaggagaagtcAAAGAACCTCACCAAGCTCAAAAATAAACATGAGTCCATGATCTCTGAACTAGAAG TTCGTTtgaaaaaggaagagaagggTCGACAGGAGCTGGATAAGGCTAAGCGTAAATTGGAAGCAGAGTCAAATGACATGCAAGAGCAGATAGCCGACCTGCAGGCCCAGATCGCTGACCTCAAAGCCCAGCTCgcaaagaaggaggaggagttaCAGAATGCTTTGGCCAG GTTAGAAGATGAGACAGCTCAGAAGAACAACGCTCTGAAGAAGATCAGAGAGCTGGAGGGACACATCTCCGACCTGCAGGAGGACCTCGACTCCGAGCGGGCAGCGAGGAACAAAGCAGAGAAGATCAAGCGGGACCTCGGGGAGGAGCTGGAGGCCCTCAAGTCTGAGCTAGAGGACACCTTGGACACCACCGCCACACAGCAGGAACTAAG ggCCAAACGTGAGCAGGAGGTGAACCTGCTGAAGAAAGCCATCGATGACGAGAACCGGACTCATGAGTCCCAAGTACAGGAgatgagacagaaacacactcaggctgtggaggagctcacagagcagctggagcagTCCAAACGA GTGAAGTCAAACCTGGAGAAGGCTAAACAAGCTCTGGAGAAGGAGACATCAGAATTGACCATGGAGGTGCGCTCACTCAACCAGGGCAAACAAGACGCCGAGCACAAGAGGAAGAAGTTGGAAGGTCAGGTGACGGATCTGCAGTCACGCTTCACCGACAGCGAGAAGCAGAAGGTCGAGCTGGGAGAGCGCTGCTCGAAGATCACT GTTGAGCTGGAGAGTGTGACAAACCTACTGAACGAAGCAGAGGGCAAGAACATCAAACTGAGCAAAGATGTTTCCAGCTTTACCTCCCAACTCCAAGACTCACAG GAACTGCTGGCTGAGGAGACGCGTCAGAAACTGCAGTTCTCTACAAAGCTGCGGCAAGCGGAAGACGACAAGAACAGCTTGCAGGAGCAGCTtgaagaggagatggaggccAAGAGGAACGTGGAGAGACACGTGTCCACCCTCACCATCCAG TTGTCAGATTCGAAGAAGAAGCTCGACGAAATGACGGGAAACATCGAGCTGCTGGAAGAAGGTAAGAAACGTCTGCAGAGAGATTTGGAGTCGACAAACACCCAGTTTGAGGAGAAGGCCTCCGCGTATGACAAGTTGGAGAAGACCAAGAACCGTCTGCAGCAGGAGCTCGAGGACACACTGATGGACCTGGACAACCAGAGGCAGAATGTGTCCAAcctggagaagaagcagaagaagttTGACCAG ATGCTGGCCGAGGAGAAAAGTATCTCCAGTAAATATGCAGATGAGAGAGACCGTGCTGAAGCCGAGGCCAGAGAGAAGGAGACCAAGGCTCTGTCCCTGGCGAGAGCTCTGGACGAGGTCCAGGGCTCaagagaggagctggagagagccAACAAGACCCTAAAGATGGAGATGGAGGATCTGATCAGCTCCAAGGATGATGTGGGAAAAAAT GTCCACGAGCTGGAGAAGTCCAAACGAGGCCTGGAGGCCCaggtggaggagatgaagacccagctggaggagctggaggacgaGCTGCAGGCGGCTGAGGACGCCAAGCTGCGTCTGGAGGTCAACATGCAGGCCCTGAAGGCCCAGTTCGACAGGGACCTCCAGGGACGAGATGAgatgggagaggagaagaagagacagcTTATCAAGCAG GTCCGGGAGTTGGAGACAGAGTTGGAGGACGAGCGTAAGCAGAAGACCCTGGCGACAGCAGCCAAGAAGAAGTTGGAGACAGACATGAAAGATCTGGAGGGACAGATCGAGACGGCCAGTAAGGGACGGGACGAAGCCATCAAACAGCTCCGCAAGATCCAG GCCCAGATGAAGGACTACCAGAGGGAGTTGGAAGACGCCCGCGCTGCCAGGGAGGAGGTGTTGACCACCGCAAAGGAGAGTGAGAAGAAGGCCAAGGGTCTGGAGGCCGAGCTCATGCAAATGCAGGAG GAACTGGCTGCAGCCGAGAGGGCACGGAAGCAGGCGGAGGCCGAAAGAGACGAGCTGTCTGATGAGCTGTCCAGCAACTCCTCTGGAAA GTCAGCCTTGGCAGATGAGAAACGTCGTCTGGAAGCTAAGATCtcccagctggaggaggagctggaggaagagCAGAGCAACATGGAGATCCTCAACGACAGGCTGAGGAAGAGCACGCAGCAG ACGGATCAGCTGACCAACGAGCTGCAGACGGAGCGCAGCACCTCCCAGAAGAACGAGAGCGCTCGGCAGCAGATGGAGCGCCAGAACAAGGAGCTGAAAGCCAAGCTCCAGGAGATGGAGAACCAGGTCAAGTCCAAGTTCAAGTCCTCAATCACAGCCTTGGAGGCTAAACTGGCACAAgtggaggagcagctggagcaggagagcaG GGAGAAGCAGGCATCTGCGAAGAGTCTGCGGCAGAAGGACAAGAAGCTCAAGGACCTGATGATGCAGGTGGAAGACGAAAGGAAACAGGGAGAGCAGTACAAAGACCAG GCAGAAAAGTCAAATACCCGCATGAAGCAGCTGAAGCGGCAACTAGAGGAGTCAGAGGAAGAGTCTCAGCGTGCTACAGCCGCCCGCAGGAAGCTGCAGCGAGAGCTGGATGAAGCCACCGAGACCAGCGACGCCATGAGCCGTGAGGTCAACTCTCTCAAGAGCAAACTCAG AGGCAACCCTGAGCCCAAGGAGTAA